The genomic DNA ACCCCGGCTTCCATCCAGCGCCGGTTGAGGCGCCGCCGCATGGCGGCTTCGGCCTCGGCCAGGTGAACGCGGGTGTTGACGCCGATGGTCTCCTCTTCGTCGTCGAGGACGACGGCCTCGACCCGCGACCCGCGAGAGGCGGCAATGCCGATCAGATCGGTAAGATAGTATTCACCTTTGGGCGAAACAGGAATCTTCGGAAGTTCAGACCACAAGAATTCGGCGTTGAAGCAATAAGCGCCGACGTTGAGTTCGTGGATCGCCTTCTGCTCCGGCGTGGCCTGCGCTTCTTCGACAATGGCCGTCACCAAGCCGTCGGGGCCGCGAACGATGCGGCCAAAGCCGCGCGGGTCGCCGGCGAGGACAGTGAGCATGGTGAGCGGGCCGCTGTTCCGGCGCTGGCGCTCGTTTAGCTGTTTCAGGGTGTCGGCGGTGAGGAGCGGCATGTCGGCATAGTAGACCAGCACTTGCCCGCCCCGCTCACGCAACAAATCGGCGGCTTGCAGGACGGCGTGGCCGGTGCCAAGTTGCTCGGCCTGAGTCACGTAGTGGCACTGCTCGCCCAGCGCTGCCTTCACTGCCTCACCGCCGTGACCGACGATGAGGACGGGCGGGCCGCCGGCCAGCGCCCGACCTGAGTCAACTGCGTACTGCGCCATCGGCTGGCCGCAAATGCGATGCAAAACTTTGGGCAAAGCGGATTTCATGCGCGTGCCCTGGCCGGCGGCAAGGATCACCACAGAAAGTGTCATTATCGCTCCAAAATCGTTTTGCTCAGACACCAAGTGTCTGCTTCGCAAAGACACTTGATGTCTGAGAGGAAATGGCTCTTCCGCTTTGGCGGGAAAACCCTGCCACGAATTTCACGAATGTACGGCAAATTTGTGA from Chloroflexota bacterium includes the following:
- a CDS encoding NTP transferase domain-containing protein, with product MTLSVVILAAGQGTRMKSALPKVLHRICGQPMAQYAVDSGRALAGGPPVLIVGHGGEAVKAALGEQCHYVTQAEQLGTGHAVLQAADLLRERGGQVLVYYADMPLLTADTLKQLNERQRRNSGPLTMLTVLAGDPRGFGRIVRGPDGLVTAIVEEAQATPEQKAIHELNVGAYCFNAEFLWSELPKIPVSPKGEYYLTDLIGIAASRGSRVEAVVLDDEEETIGVNTRVHLAEAEAAMRRRLNRRWMEAGV